The genomic window ATGGCCATACATTCAGTAAGGATCATTCTGGATTCTCCTGAAGGCAATTTGATGATGGCATATTTTCCGTCTCTTGAAGTTAATTGCGCTGAAGAACCAGCACTTCTTGCTAAAATAGCACCTTGACCAGGCTTCATTTCAACACAAGAAATTACCGTACCCAATGGAATGTTTTTCAATTTCATTGCGTTTCCTACGTTTGGTTCTACGCTCTCACCTGAAACTACTTTCTGATCTACTTTGATACCGTTTGGAGCGATGATATATCTCTTCTCTCCGTCTGCGTATTCTAATAAAGCGATAAATGCAGTTCTGTTTGGATCGTATTCTACAGATTTTACAGTGGCTTCAACGTTTGCTTTGTTTCTTTTGAAGTCAATAATTCTGTATTTCTTTTTGTGTCCACCTCCGGTGTAACGCATGGTCATTTTACCTGTTTGGTTACGTCCACCTGACTTTTTAATACCAACGGTTAGAGATTTCTCTGGTTTGTTGGTAGTAATTTCCTCAAAATTGTTTACAATTCTGAATCTCTGTCCCGGGGTGATAGGTTTTAATTTTCTAACAGACATTACTATTATTTATAATTATAATTAATTTACAGCAAAAATATCGATAACCTCACCTTCAGCAAGTTTGATTACCGCTTTTTTCAATTTGTTTGTCTTTCCAACCTGAAGACCTTTTTTAGTGTATTTCGAAGAAACCTTCGGAGCATAAATCATTGTGTTAACGTCTGCTACTTTTACACCGTAAGCTGCTTCCACAGCCTTTTTAATCTGGATTTTATTCGCTTTGGTATCTACCAAGAAAGAATAAGAACCTCTTAAATCCGTAAGGTAATTAGCCTTTTCTGAGATAACTGGTTTAATAATAATAGACATGATTTATTTCTTTAAATTTTCCTGGAATTTTTCAACTGCACCTTCGAAGAATACGATCTCACCTGCATTTACCAAATCGTAAGAGCTTACTTCGTTGAAGTTCATTACTTTGGTTTTAGGTAAGTTTCTTGAAGATAAATACACATTCTTGTTAGCTTCAGGAAGAATGAACAAAGATTTTTTACCGTTTAATGTTAATGCATCTAATAAAGTAATGAAATCTTTAGTTTTAGGAGCATTTAAGCTCATATCTTCTAAAACTTTAATGCTGTTGTCTCTTAATTTCTGAGATAAAACAGATTTTTTAGCCAATCTCTTAAGCGCTTTGTTCAATTTGAATCTGTAGTCTCTTGGTTTAGGACCGAATACTCTACCCCCACCTCTGAAAGTTGGAGATTTAATATCCCCGTATCTTGCAGAACCAGATCCTTTCTGCTTCTTAAGCTTTTTGGTAGAAGCAGTAATTTCGCTTCTTTCTTTTGCTTTATGAGTTCCTTGTCTCTGTGCGGCAAGGTACTGTTTAACTTCTAAGTAAACCGCGTGCTGATTTGGCTCAATTCCGAATACTGTTTCGT from Chryseobacterium sp. SORGH_AS_0447 includes these protein-coding regions:
- the rplB gene encoding 50S ribosomal protein L2; translation: MSVRKLKPITPGQRFRIVNNFEEITTNKPEKSLTVGIKKSGGRNQTGKMTMRYTGGGHKKKYRIIDFKRNKANVEATVKSVEYDPNRTAFIALLEYADGEKRYIIAPNGIKVDQKVVSGESVEPNVGNAMKLKNIPLGTVISCVEMKPGQGAILARSAGSSAQLTSRDGKYAIIKLPSGESRMILTECMAMIGSVSNSDHQLTVSGKAGRSRWLGRRPRTRAVVMNPVDHPMGGGEGRSSGGHPRSRNGMPSKGYKTRKKNKVSNRYIVSKRK
- the rplW gene encoding 50S ribosomal protein L23; amino-acid sequence: MSIIIKPVISEKANYLTDLRGSYSFLVDTKANKIQIKKAVEAAYGVKVADVNTMIYAPKVSSKYTKKGLQVGKTNKLKKAVIKLAEGEVIDIFAVN
- the rplD gene encoding 50S ribosomal protein L4, which produces MELVVLNTSGKETGRKVTLDETVFGIEPNQHAVYLEVKQYLAAQRQGTHKAKERSEITASTKKLKKQKGSGSARYGDIKSPTFRGGGRVFGPKPRDYRFKLNKALKRLAKKSVLSQKLRDNSIKVLEDMSLNAPKTKDFITLLDALTLNGKKSLFILPEANKNVYLSSRNLPKTKVMNFNEVSSYDLVNAGEIVFFEGAVEKFQENLKK